The Metabacillus schmidteae nucleotide sequence TCTCATCCGCACATATTTTGTTTTCTTGTTGGCTATACTACTAAAACCTGAATTATGACATTTGACATTTTAAACATTTGCATTTTCAAACGAATGAAAGCGTTAAGCTGACTGAAAGATATGAAAATGATGAACTTTCTTATTAACATCCTACCATGTGTGTATGTTTTCGACAATCCTTTTTTATCTTAACATTAAAAAATATTTCTATATTGAATGTTCGGTTTTTGTCGTTATCAGTCTTTTTTATATGTTATTTTCACTTATTCTACGAAAAATCATGAACAATCATAAAAGTCATTTTCATGAAAGGAATGTCTTTACAATGAACATCAAGACGAACTTCTTTTTCTCCTGGCAGGAGGGATTTCTAGAAAAACTAAACAATGATGGACCGTGGTCAAATTGGGAGCTTTACAAGCTTGCATATGAAGTTCAAAAGAATACACAAGTTCCTTCTTTTGAAGGCTTACAAGCCCCAAAACACTTGCCACACTTTACACCTCTACCTCATCAACTAGAAGTAGCGCAAAGAGTCGTCGAAAAAATGAACGGTAAAGCGATCCTTGCTGATGAGGTTGGTTTGGGAAAAACAATTGAGGCTGGTCTCATTTTAAAAGAATATATGATTCGGGGACTGGTCAAAAAAGTACTTATTCTCGTCCCGGCATCACTTGTATCACAATGGGCCCGTGAATTAATTGAAAAATTCTTTATTCCTGCTGTAGAACAAAAGAAAAGTTATGTATGGGAAGCATGTGATGTTGTTGTGTCCTCTATTGATACAGCGAAAAGAAGCCCACATCGTGACATTGTCTATAACCAGAACTATGATCTCGTCATAATTGATGAAGCTCACAAGCTTAAAAATAATAAAACAAAAAACTATGAATTTGTTCAAAATTTAAAAAAGAAATATTGTTTACTATTAACAGCAACACCAGTTCAAAACAGAGTAGAAGAAATTTTCAACTTAGTATCATTATTAAAACCAGGCCATCTTGGAAACGAAGCCTATTTTTCAGATGTGTTTTCAGCGAAGGAACGTTCAATTGAGGACCATGAGCAATTACGTGAGCTCATTAATAAAGTTATGATTAGAAATCGGCGCGGTGACACAGGTATTGAATGGCCAAAGCGTATTGTTGAAACAGTGCCAATCGAATTTTCAGAAACAGAACAACATCTTTATGACACCATTTCTGCTCTTAAGTCATCATCACAATATGCTGCAAACACCTTCTCTATTATGACCTTACAACGGGAAGCTTGCAGTAGTCGTGAAGCTGTCTATATGACTCTTAAAAAGATGCTTGACTTGCCTGAAGAAGAGGAAGCTGTTTTGCCAAATGATGTCATCAAAGAAATTATGATGGCCATTGACGGTGTTACGCAAAACTCAAAAGCATTAAAAGTAGTAGAGTTAATCAAAGAACTTGATGATAAAGTCATTATTTTCACTGAATATCGAGCAACTCAATTTTATTTACAATGGTTTCTTCAGCAGCATGGCATTACGTCCGTTCCATTTCGTGGTGGCTTTAAAAGAGGAAAAAAAGATTGGATGAAAGAACTCTTTAAAAATCGCGTACAAGTACTCATAGCGACAGAAGCTGGCGGTGAAGGAATCAACCTTCAATTTTGTCATAATATTATCAATTATGATTTACCATGGAATCCAATGCGTTTAGAACAGCGTATTGGTCGTATACACCGTTTAGGTCAGGAACAAGACGTTAACATATACAATATGGCAACCAAAAACACAGTTGAAGAACATATTTTAACTCTTCTGTATGACAAAATTAATTTATTTGAAAAAGTCATTGGTGACCTTGATGAGATTCTCACTCGATTAGAAATTAAAAACTTCGAGGAACATATACAAGACATCATGTACCACTCAAAAAGCGACAGAGAAATGAAAATAAAAATGGAGAATTTAACATCAATTCTCGATTATGCTCAAGCTTCACAAGAACAACGAAAAGCAGCAAGCGGAGATAAGTAGAAAGGTGGCGACAGTATGCAGCAAGAACAAATTCATCACTTTTTAGAAAGCTTTTTCAAATCCAATTCCTGTGACATTCTTGAAAACAAAGAAGGATATATAACAGTACAACTTACTATTGAAATGGATAAGCTTTTAATGAATAGACCATTTTACTGGCACTACCTTGAAAAAACAAACGGGGTACCAAACCCAATGAAACTTACCCTAATCACTGATCAAAATCGTGCGCCAAAAGACCTGAAAGGAGAGGTCATGCATTTCGGTGCTCCCCGTCTTCACCAAATTTTTCAATCAACCAAAACACTGGGAAGCTATATCAGACTTTTTGAACATGTCAAAACAGACGGAGGAAATAAACCTCTCCATCCTTGGGTCGGAGTCAATATCATCGTTTCCTACCAATGCGATATGAAAAAGGACCACCTATACTCGATCGGCCTACATTTAATAAGCGGTACTATAGTCGAAAACTTTCAAGACAAACTTGAAAATTTAGACTTAACACCAAAAATTCCAGATCTTTGCTTTACGATGTCTCCCCTTATTAGGCCGGAAAGTGGTTTAAAACGAATTGAACAATTCATTTTGCAAGATATACAAGCCCAAGATCATACATGGGCAGACAAGGCAAGAGATAGATGGAACGAAGACCTAGAACTTTTAAACCATTTTTACGAAGACCTAGAGGAAAAACCTGAATGCTATGAAGTCGAAAAACAAGCATTGAAAGAGCTTTATGAACCTCAGATTCACATTTCAATTCAAAGCGGCGGGATTTTTTATTTGACCCCGGAAGGTATTTTCAACTCCTAAGTAATGATACTAATTACTTAGGAGAAGTACAAATTGATAAAAATTAATTTTCGTTCGACAAAAATTAATTTTAAAATCTCCGTTTCTTATTAATTTATTGTAAAAATAAAGCCAGAATAACATCTAAAAAACCTTTCTTCTCACCTACTTTTGTAAATTCATTGTAAAAATTACAGATAAATGAAAAAAATTTATTTCATCGACAAAGTTCAGCATACATTGATAATAATTCTCTTTTATAATAGAACTTGTTAATAGTTAAAAAGTTATACATAAATAAAGGACTATAGAAATATAATTATTAACACTTGATGACAAAATAATCAGTACAAAGGCAAACCTATTGAAAAATAGGGACGCAAAGTCACGGGTCTTCAGGTTAACAACTAAGACGGCTGGGCTGCCTGAAATACAGATTGGTATTTTAGGAGGAAAAGAAAAATGGAGATAGTTGAAAAAATCACACATGATGAACAGCTCGATCAAGAGTGGGTCGAGCTCATACTAGAAGCTTTAGAACTAGGAATCAGTGTAGAGGAAATAAAAGATTTCTTATCCAAAAAGTCAAATGCCGTTTTAAAATCGTCATAAATAGTATTAACTCAATGTAAATTTTTTTTGATTTGTGTTCTGCATATAAAACAAACCCTTCTTTATATGTTATAATGGCTTCAATAAGGAAGGTGACTTGACGTGATTGGTCCAAGAATCAAAAAATATCGCACACAAAAAAATCTATCACTGTCCGAACTAGCAGAACGAGCGGGAGTAGCAAAATCCTACCTAAGTTCGATTGAGCGTAATCTCCAGTCAAACCCTTCTGTTCAATTTTTAGAAAAAGTCTCATCAGTTCTTGGTGTATCAGTTAATACTCTTCTTAATGAACATAACGAATCCGACCCAGAAGAGCTTGACATAGAATGGACAAAACTCGTACAGGATGCAATGAAGTCTGGTGTTTCAAAGGAGCAGTTTAAGGAGTTTTTGGAATTTACTAAGTGGAAAATAAGCAATGACAATAAGTAAGAGCATCCCAGGGAGCTAAGGCTTTCGGATGCTCTTTTATTTATAAGCTTATCAATTATTATAAATTTTTCTGCCTCTATATTGTTCATAAATGCGGCAAGAATGCTGAAGGTTAGTTTGGTGGTTGACACTACATATTTTTCCATCGATAATTTCATTTGCACAATAAGGACATATCCATTTTTTTATTTTTGAACTGCTATAGGATGTATTATTACACCTAGTACACGTTTTTCTATACATACACTCCCATCCTTTACTTTAACTATAAAAGACCTCTACTATCCAAAAACCGTGAAAACCAATAATAATGGTATACAATATTGAACCAACCCCTAATATCCTTTTTAAGATGTTCCAGTTGGGAATTTTATCGAAATATAGAAGAGAAAATAAAATGAATGATAGTAATATTTTTGTGAATAAAAAAGGCATTGGCCCTAGATCTAATAGTACGTTCATTAATGGATTAGCTTCCTGAATATGTCTACCTGAAACCCCTATGTATGTTGCTAAGGCATCTACTATGTTTAATAGTGCTATGTAATAACATAAGAATCTCATTTTATCACCTCATATAATTCTCATTCTTTATAGAGAACAAAAGTTTCTAGTTCCAGTCATTTTCTGTTATTGTTGATAAGAATAGATTAATCCACTATAAAGAACAAGTCAATACTATCGTCCCACTAAAACTATATATATTTTCTTAATAAAGAACAAAAGCTATGTTTTCCATCCAATCTCATCCCTTTCCTAGTAATCTTTATACTTTATAAAGAACAAATTGTGCTGTATAATGAATAGTGTACCTATTTAAACTATTATTGATAAGGAGACCCAAAATATGGTTGGAGAAAGAGTAAGGGAGCTGAGGCAGGAAAAGGGATATACAATTAGTGAATTAGCTGAATTAGCTGGGGTATCTAAATCTTATTTAAGTTATATTGAAAGAGATGTGCAAAAGAACCCTTCCATTCAATTTTTAAAAAAGATTGCAATTCCACTTGATACAGAAGTCGAAGATTTATTAGGAGCAACAACCTCCTACGACCCTTTAAACACAAACTTCATTGATAAAGAATGGAATATCTTGTTGAATAAAGCAATAAAGGAGGGTATGAGTAAAAATGATTTTAAAGAGTTTCGGGACTACTTAAGGTTTAAGAAATGGATAAATTCTAAGCAAAGAAACCCCACTACTACACAGGAGGATTTTTCAGATGACTAAAGTGAAGGAACAAATAGGTTTAAAAGATATGGAAAAGGAATGGGTTGAATTAATAAGTGAAGCAAGAAAACTCGGTCTATCCTATGATGCAATAAAAAAATTCCTTCACAATGAGAAAGCATCAAAAAGAAATTAGAAAGTAATATTTGGCATTTGACAAAATGGGGAAAGGGAATTTATAACCTTTCCCATTTTGTATTTACATGGAATCTTAATATGAATTGTACCGATATATAAACTAGTAAGGTAAAATACGTTAAAGAATTCTATAACCAATATTTAATTGTAACAAATATAGATCTCATTTATTTAACAACCTATCATTTTCTTTGTAATAATTAAATAAGGCTAGTATTCATATTATAAATGAATACTAGCCAATTTATTTTCTCTGAAAGTTGAAGATAATTTTTCTTTCTAATTCTAAGCAAAGGTCTATCTCTCCAGATTAGCATAAGATTTTAAGCAGATACTTTACCTCTTAATGTCCAAATCTGATAAATCATCGCTAAAGAAGCAAAGATTGTTAAGTAAGTTAATGTAACCCAGCCTGCCATTAAATAAGGCTGAATTGCATCTTGAACCATATTACTTGTTAAAAACTCTCTATAGTGAACACAGATATATGCTGCAATCATAATAACTATAATACCTAATAAAATAGATTGAACTAATTTACTACTGGTCTTTCCATTTTCTGCATTATATTGATTAGCCCAACCATCCTTTTTACTTGCTGATAACCTTTCAATCCACACTTGTACAAATGTAATCAAGTTAGCCCATAGATAAAGTTCTGGACTTATAAGAAGTCCTGCCATTATAATATCTATTGGACGGTTCATAGGTGTTTTTATAGCTAAAATTATGTTTAAAATTGAAGCGATGGCGATAGGAGTTAACCATATCCATGACCAATAAAATTGATCTGTCGCTAAACTAACCACTAAAAGTAATATAAAAAGTATTCTTACAGTTAGATCCATGAGAGTTTTAGCTTGAGAACGCCATAGTTTTCCCTTATGCCTAGTTTTAACTCCAATTTCTCCGCTTGTTAATAGGCCTACTGTTCCTGATTGCCATTTTACACGTTGTTGACGAAAAGTATGGTACGATCGCATAGCATCAACATAGCAGCGTGCACTTGGACTAATAAGTGTTTTCCAATTAGATTTCTGTAGTTGCCAGGTTAATAGCATATCCTCAACATCACTTTCATCCTGCCATGGACCATCTAATTTGTTATCATCAACAATATTTTGAAGGGCCTCCGGTCTAAATAATGTAGCCTGACCACCAAGAACATAAGTACTTCCTCCATGATATTGTAAATCCAATAACCAACTGGCCATATCTTGTTTTTGCTGATGTGTCCACCATCTAGCTATTGGTCCTCCATATTCACCACTAGCAATTTTTTCTTCATAATATGGGTCTGACTTAGAAATTAAGCTCTTTTTCTTTGGCATTCTCATAGTATACTTTGCCATAACTCCACCAATGTTTCTGGAACTCATTAATCCCTCCCACATATGAAGAATAGCATTGGGAGCAAGGCGACTATCTGCATCCATCCCTAATATACCCTTAATGGAATCCCGATAAAATTCCTGATATTGAGTAAGTTTTTTGTTGTATAAATCTAAATTATCACCATAGATGCTTTTCCATGCAGAATTTAGCGCACCTACTTTTCTTTGCTTGTTATTTTTTGTTGTAATTACTGTTAAATTTAGATTAAATTCCTTTGCAGCATCCAATGCTCTTTCTTCTGTTCTATCAGAACAATTATCCGCAATTACAAAAACATCTAATTCTACATCCCTTGGTAGTACTTGATCCCCCAAACCACCTAAACAATCCCTTATTGATTTTTCTTCGTTATGCGCAGGAATGAATGCAACAATTCTCGGTCTCATATATGTGTGTTTAACACCTGTAGAACTAACAATATTTTCTGCAAGCAAACTACTATATTCTAACAAATTTTGTCGAGGTAATGCCTTTCTTCTTTCTACATAGTTCAACTCGTCTTCCATATGTCTCCCCTCCCGGCATACTATTTGATTGAAATTCGCTCAATTCCACTCTCTAATAAGAACAAATTGTTCTTATTAGAGAACAACACATTATAATAATATTCAATACTTCGACATTTGTAAACTTTTTTATTAGACCAATTATTTTATAATAGTATGAAGATGTTTTTCTATTGCACATAGAACATCCTCTCTCAATTCTTCGTTTTTTAATGCAAAATCTATTGTTGTTAAAATATATCCCAGCTTTTCTCCTACATCATAACGAATACCTTCAAAGTTATATGCGTAAACATCTTGAACTTGATTTAGGTTTTGAATCGCATCAGTTAATTGAATTTCTCCTCCAGCTCCTATTTGATGGAAATCAAGGAATTCAAAAATTTCTGGTGTCAATATATATCTTCCCATAATAGCTAAATCGGAAGGCGGGTTTTCTTTCGGCTTTTCTACAAACGTATTTACCTTATAGCATCTGCCGTTTTGCTGAACTGGTTCAATAATACCATAACGGGTTGTTTCTTCTATTGGTACAGTTTGCACACCGATAACTGAGCAATTTGTCTTTTCATATTGCTCCATTAACTGTTTCAAACTAGGTTTCTCCGCTACTACAATGTCATCTCCAAGTAAAACTGCAAATGGTTCATCTCCAATAAACTTTCTAGCACACCAGACTGCATGCCCCAAGCCCCTTGGCTCTTTTTGCCTAATATAATGGATATTCGCTAGGCTTGAAGAATATTGTACTTTTTCTAATAAATCAAATTTACCCTTCTCCACTAAATTCTGTTCTAATTCAAAAGCATGATCAAAATGATCTTCAATTGCTCTCTTTCCTTTTCCAGTTACAATAATAATATCTTCTATTCCCGATTCAATAGCTTCCTCAACAATGTATTGAATTGTTGGTTTATCAACAATTGGAAGCATTTCCTTAGGCATTGCTTTTGTAGCAGGAAGAAATCTAGTTCCTAAACCTGCAGCAGGTATAATTGCTTTCTTAATCTTGCTCAAAATCAAATTACCTCCTCATTTTAAATGCTATTTATTTATTTTGTATGTTCCATCTAATAACCCTTTTTGTTCTTTATATTAAATATAATAATTCTATATAAAGAACATGTCAATAACCTTTTTTCTCTTTATTAGGTAAATCAACTTATCTAAAGTTCTTTTATCCTTTATGAATAAATGTTAAAAAGGTCGTATTTATGACGACCTTTACTTAGTTCCAAGAACAGAATCGAATTGGCTATTAACGAAAGCGAACTTAATCATTAAGTTCTTCACTCTCCTCCTCCACCATCTCCTCCGCCAAAATCTCCAACCCCATCTGAAGAATCATCATGATCCCTTTTACCATGAGAATCTCCAATAGCCTGCGGTGGAATGAAAGTAGAGTTTTCCTTCCGCTCCTTTGTATGATCTTTTGCTTTTCTACTTATAACCGATGCACCAACAATAACTAAGCATGTAATAAAGATGATCAATAAAATTAATCCTGTCATTAATAAATCCCCCCTATTACCATGATAAACATAATTAAGATTGTCATCAATTCCTTGTATAGATGTTTAACTCAGCTAGTATGGTGTCTACTCTATATTTCCATCAATGTATGAATTTTTTTCCATTGGTAAAAATATCTCATAAGGATGGTGTTCATAGGTGAAGAAATGGATGTTTTTGCTTACTGTTTTATTCGGATTAACAGCGGGTCAGGTTTCATTTTCTCCGGAGGTTCATGCTGTGTCTCAAAAAACGTGGGAAGATGTGGCGGCAAAAGAGACAAAAAAAAGGTATCCGATGTCACAGGGTTTGTTTTCTCAGAAAATTTGGGACAAAAAGAAAGAAGATATTACGGTTAAACAATACAGATTTACATTGCGCGAGGGAATGCAGGACTTTGCTGTATACACGACCATTACGTTTGATTCAGAGACTGGTGAAATTAAGAAAATTCAAGTTATCCCTGAGGCGTAAAAAAGCTGACAAAATGTTGTCAGCTTTTTTTGATAACCTCTTACCTTAGTGATGTTTTCTTTTTTTCATCATAAGCTTTAGGGCGAATGGTAATACTCCGAACCAGCGGTTGCTGTAGTATGAAGTTGTTAAATCTTGATTTTTGCGGTCTTCTTTTTGTTGTCTTCGTGTTTCCTTTGGAGTATCCATGTATTTAACGAGCTGTTGTGTTACATATCTTACATAATCATTTGTAGACAAGGCAAAACACCTCAATTAATTATTGGTTTCTACCTCTATCTATTTCCAATTTCGATTTCTTTTAGTCGTGTTATGATTTCCTTTACAATATCTTCAATATTTTTTTGATCTGTCTCGATTAATAGTGTACAGTCTTTGTAATAGTTTTCACGTGATTGATACAGTTCATTTAGCTCGTCTTTTGATTTTTTGCTTGCTAGCGGACGAGTTTGATCAGAGTGGACTCTTTCATAAATTGTATCAATTTCAGCGTGCAGCATGACGATATGACCATGTTCTTTCATCCAGGCTCTGTTTTCTTCTTTTATAACGATGCCTCCACCAGTTGTTATAATAATATTTTCAGTTGGCAGTTCTTTTAATATTTTGGTTTCTTCAAGTCGAAAAAAGCTCTCACCTTGTTGTTCAAACATTTCTTTTATTGTTTTATTTAATTTCTTGATTATTTCTTGGTCTGTATCCAGGACTGGAAGATTCATTTCAGCTGCTAACTGCTCGCCTACTGTTGTCTTCCCCGCTCCCATAAACCCCGTTAAATAAATTGCTTTCAAAACTTGGTCCTCCATGTTTTCTTTCTACAATACCATATTTCTTAATATTCAGACCAGAATATCATTTCATTTTTTGCTGTATCATATTGGTAAGATGCTGTATATTTTTTGTTCTCATTAGTGTTACATGCTAATTGGACCTCATATATCATATAATCGTTTGTTGACACAGTATAAGTGAAATAGCCATTACTTGTATAAAAGATATTGTTTTGATTTTCAACGATTTCCCCATTTTTTAATTCTTGTAATGATTTTTTTACTGCAATACTCATTAAATTCTCCAGCAAGTAATATTGCTCAGTTTCGCTATAAAATGTTTTTTCTGTAATTAAAAGTGATGAAATATGTGCAACGATTAATATACATAATAAAGCGATTACCATTATACTAGGAAGGATAAAACCTTTTTGGTTTCTCATATTTCTACAAATTCCTTATAGGAATGGAAGATATGCGAATAATGTTTTCCAGCTTCACTAACAACCGAAAGTTCAAAACCCGTTTCTTTCTGTTGAATCGTTACATCCTTAACTTTTAATAACATAATTTCATGTCCTAATCCTTCTACCTGTCTTCTAATGACATTATTGTATTTATTTACGCTAATATTTTGTCCGTGTTTATTATGATAGCTAATGCTCTCTTCATTCACAGTAACATTACTTGATTCTTTGATTTCTCGGTGGAGTTGAATAACGAATAACTCCCATTCAAATGGTTTCAAATCTTTGGGATGTTGAGAATTGGTAACTAAAAAATGAAAGATGATTGTAACAGTGGAAATAATAAAGATGTAAATGAGTAAGGTTACTAGCAAATTCAGTATTGTATACCCCCGTTCATTATGATGTAAGAAGACAAACTGATTTTGTTTTTTGATAATAATTTGTCCATTCCAGGCAGGCTTTTTTATCCGACAGCTCCTCCTTCCAAGTGAGTTTATAAACTACACCGTCCTTCATTATCGATTCATTTACTTTTTCAACATGATGAAAATATACGTTTTGTACTTTTTCATGTAATAATTTTATTGCCGTTAAAGATTGCTTCGTGTTAGCCCTTTCTTGTGTAAGTAAAACGAGTTGTGGAACTAAAACAGTGACGATAACTAGCCAAATACTAAAAGCTGCCATGGTTTCTGCTAGAGAGAAGCCTTTACAATTTTTGAATATTGAATCGCCCCTTACCAAGATAAAAAACCACCTTATATGTTTGATTTTTATAATATAAATGAATTGTCCCGCTTTTTCGGATCGATCCGTTACTATTAAAGGTGATAAGTTGTAAGTTATTAGCCTGTATATTTATTTCATCATTATAATCTCTTTGAATCAGTGGCAAAGAAATCTTATTCTCACCGATCGTGTATTTATACTCTGTTGGAACAAAGATAATAGAGGTTGCCTCCTTATTAACTAGCGCATATTGTTGGGCAAACATTATATCTTTTTCAAATTGATGTAGAAACGTATCAATCACCTTTTGATGATATATCGGTACAAGGTTAATGATTAAGACTAAACTCATAATACTCACAATGAATAGAACTAAAATCGATTCAATTAATGTAAAACCATTTTTTTCAGTCTCCAGATTCAACCTCAGAAACCTCACCATCGGTTGAAATGATTACATTGTTTCCATTAGGACAAACAGGAAGCTCACGGATATACCCGCCGTCTTTTAAATTTTGCATTGTTGGTATTTCCTTATTGTCTATATGATATGAGGTTGCTTGTGCTTGAACCATATTGACTAAACCTTCACATCCCTTCTTTTGGATGCCTTGATTATGTTGTGTAACATTTGGAATTGTAATTAGCAGTAGTACTGAGATAACAAGCAAAACGATTAGCATTTCAATTAACGTAAATCCTTTTTCCTTATTCATAAGATCCTCCTAGAAATTTTCCATCATTTTATACATTGGCATCAGCATCGATAAATAGACGAACAAGACAATAATACCAACAAAAGCATAAATAACTGGTTGTATCATGGTCATTATTTTAATGATCGATTGCTCCAGCTTTTCTATAATGAGTTGGCTATATGTATAGAGCTCTCTTGAAAGTTGTCCATTTGCTTGTCCGTGTAAAATAACTAATGAAAGTTCTTTTTCATAAAAACCACGTTCCTCAATAATTGTGTGCAATTGTTCTCCCTCACTTAATCTGCTTATTAAGTGATTTCCCTCTACTTTAAAAAAAGGTAACAAATCCTGATTCTGAAATACTTTTAAGCTTTCTAAAGTTGACATACCCCCTTTTAATAAATTACTTAGCTGTAAAGAAAAAAAATAACTATGAAGAATCATAAAGAGCCTTCTAATGAGAGGGATCTTCACCAGTAACATCATGCGCTCTTCTACCGACTTTTTCCGAAAAACGAAAAAGTAATAGCTGACCAAACCTATCGAAAATGCTACTGCCAAAAGGCTTAACCATTTAAGGGCAGAAAAAACAACAATAAGAAAGACGGAGAAGAAGCTTGTTTCAATATTCATTGATTGATAAAGCTGTTCAAACTGAGGGCTTATGATAAAGTGAACGATCGTCAAGATAATACCGACAGAAATCAAGAGGAAAAGTGGATAGCGTAATAGCTTTGTCAGCTTATCGAACTGGGTGATTTTTTTTTGTAATATCTCGCTACATTCCCGTAAAGAAAATTCTAAATCACCATGTTGCTCGGCAAAATAAAGATAGCTGATCACATCGCGGTGAAAGTGGAGCTGACTAAGGGCCTTTCGAAGAGAATTACCAGATGAAAGTTGGTTTAGACATTGAAGTAGATCCATTCTTTTAGATCCATGTTCATTTAAATAGATAAAGTTCAGCGCTTCATTTAATGTATAACCTTTGTCTAATAGACTACTTAATCTTTTTAATATCATCGTTTGATCATATAATGTCCATTTTTTAATCTTCATGATGAAATACCCAGCGATCATACGAATTTGGATATAAGTACCCTAGTGCAATTCCCTTCTTAATCACATCTTTAAGTGTTTGATACTGGTATTGGCTTACTTCTCCCTGTGCCTCCTTTATAACAGCTGAAAGATTTCTTCCATAAAGTAACTCATAAATACTTAATCGTCTTTTTTGTCTAAGCTTTTTACAAAATGGTGAACAATTTCCTTCACAAAATGGACATGTTAATTGAACAAGTCTTTGAGCTGAGACCGCTATTAATGTTTGTTCTATCTCAGATAGACTAACATCAAATTCTAATAACCGGTATATGGCTCCTTTTGCATCTCTCGTGTGCATGGTCGAGAGTACCAAATGTCCCGTTAAGCTCGCCCTTATTGCAATCTGAGCTGTTTCTCTGTCTCTTATTTCTCCAACCATAATGATATCGGGGTCATGCCTTAATATTGCTTTTAATCCTGCAGCATAAGTGATTCCGGCTTTTTCGTTAACTTGGACTTGCAACACTTCCTCACTTTTGGTTTCAACGGGATCTTCGAGTGTGATAATATTTCGATTAAAATGGCGCTTGGCGTAGTGGATGAGTGAATATAATGTTGTCGTTTTACCTGATCCAGTTGGACCTGTGAAAATCATCAATCCATGGGAATGATTTAATATGGACAACAGTTTTTTAGTTGTAGCAGGAAACAGTGATAAGTGAGTAATCGGTGGTATTTTTTCTTGAGGTAAAATTCGGATAACAAGGCTTTCTTCGTGTATAGTTGGTAATGTTGAGAGTCTTAAGTGAACATTAATATTGGTTGTTGCAAGAGATAAAGACCCATTTTGCGGCCTTCTTCTTTCCCCAATATCCATCGACGCAAGGAATTTTAAATGTGATATCATGCGCCCGCAAATTTCCTTTTTCATAGAATGCTTTTCAATTAAATCATCGTCAACGCGAAACTGAATAAGTGTTTCGTGTTCCCTTGGTATTATGTGTATATCTGATGCACGTAACGCACAGGCTTCCTCTATTATTCGCTCACTAATTTGTTCAATGGATGGCAACTTATTTTCTCCTTTCCTTATGATAAAACCATTGTACAAAACAATAGAGTGTCGTGCACATATGGAAAATGCCGATTTACTAGT carries:
- the comGD gene encoding competence type IV pilus minor pilin ComGD; the encoded protein is MNLETEKNGFTLIESILVLFIVSIMSLVLIINLVPIYHQKVIDTFLHQFEKDIMFAQQYALVNKEATSIIFVPTEYKYTIGENKISLPLIQRDYNDEINIQANNLQLITFNSNGSIRKSGTIHLYYKNQTYKVVFYLGKGRFNIQKL
- the galU gene encoding UTP--glucose-1-phosphate uridylyltransferase GalU, whose product is MSKIKKAIIPAAGLGTRFLPATKAMPKEMLPIVDKPTIQYIVEEAIESGIEDIIIVTGKGKRAIEDHFDHAFELEQNLVEKGKFDLLEKVQYSSSLANIHYIRQKEPRGLGHAVWCARKFIGDEPFAVLLGDDIVVAEKPSLKQLMEQYEKTNCSVIGVQTVPIEETTRYGIIEPVQQNGRCYKVNTFVEKPKENPPSDLAIMGRYILTPEIFEFLDFHQIGAGGEIQLTDAIQNLNQVQDVYAYNFEGIRYDVGEKLGYILTTIDFALKNEELREDVLCAIEKHLHTIIK
- the comGC gene encoding competence type IV pilus major pilin ComGC, translating into MNKEKGFTLIEMLIVLLVISVLLLITIPNVTQHNQGIQKKGCEGLVNMVQAQATSYHIDNKEIPTMQNLKDGGYIRELPVCPNGNNVIISTDGEVSEVESGD
- a CDS encoding DUF3889 domain-containing protein; this translates as MKKWMFLLTVLFGLTAGQVSFSPEVHAVSQKTWEDVAAKETKKRYPMSQGLFSQKIWDKKKEDITVKQYRFTLREGMQDFAVYTTITFDSETGEIKKIQVIPEA
- a CDS encoding shikimate kinase, which codes for MKAIYLTGFMGAGKTTVGEQLAAEMNLPVLDTDQEIIKKLNKTIKEMFEQQGESFFRLEETKILKELPTENIIITTGGGIVIKEENRAWMKEHGHIVMLHAEIDTIYERVHSDQTRPLASKKSKDELNELYQSRENYYKDCTLLIETDQKNIEDIVKEIITRLKEIEIGNR
- the comGE gene encoding competence type IV pilus minor pilin ComGE, producing MVRGDSIFKNCKGFSLAETMAAFSIWLVIVTVLVPQLVLLTQERANTKQSLTAIKLLHEKVQNVYFHHVEKVNESIMKDGVVYKLTWKEELSDKKACLEWTNYYQKTKSVCLLTS
- the comGG gene encoding competence type IV pilus minor pilin ComGG, yielding MRNQKGFILPSIMVIALLCILIVAHISSLLITEKTFYSETEQYYLLENLMSIAVKKSLQELKNGEIVENQNNIFYTSNGYFTYTVSTNDYMIYEVQLACNTNENKKYTASYQYDTAKNEMIFWSEY
- a CDS encoding YqzE family protein; translated protein: MSTNDYVRYVTQQLVKYMDTPKETRRQQKEDRKNQDLTTSYYSNRWFGVLPFALKLMMKKRKHH
- the comGF gene encoding competence type IV pilus minor pilin ComGF gives rise to the protein MNSLGRRSCRIKKPAWNGQIIIKKQNQFVFLHHNERGYTILNLLVTLLIYIFIISTVTIIFHFLVTNSQHPKDLKPFEWELFVIQLHREIKESSNVTVNEESISYHNKHGQNISVNKYNNVIRRQVEGLGHEIMLLKVKDVTIQQKETGFELSVVSEAGKHYSHIFHSYKEFVEI